One Halolamina litorea genomic window carries:
- a CDS encoding mechanosensitive ion channel family protein has translation MGVLQTTATPVPSGTDGIDSTVGANRVVAAFLEGLGVPTVLANAVGAAIVFLVVFTAVYLIGRSTLIPLFDRVLDSRGLDEHARRPIRKITSVLIVFVGITIAFGFAGFENFLQSLATIAAAGTLAIGFAMQDVIANFVAGLFIYTDRPFRVGDWIEWDGNSGIVEDISFRVTRVRTFDNELLTVPNSQLTDGVIKNPVAKDTLRLQFTFGIGYDDDVDAATDIIVDEAERHPEILTDPAPSVRLTELADSYVGLRSRIWIDNPSRADFVKIRSEYVQNVKSRFDDAGIDIPYPQRELSGGIELPPEIVQH, from the coding sequence ATGGGCGTCCTGCAGACGACGGCGACGCCGGTGCCCTCGGGGACCGACGGGATCGACTCGACCGTCGGCGCCAACCGCGTCGTCGCGGCGTTCCTCGAAGGGCTCGGCGTCCCGACGGTGCTCGCAAACGCCGTCGGCGCCGCCATCGTGTTCCTCGTCGTCTTCACCGCGGTCTACCTGATCGGGCGATCGACGCTGATCCCGCTGTTCGACCGCGTCCTCGACAGCCGCGGGCTGGACGAGCACGCCCGCCGACCGATCCGGAAGATCACGTCGGTGCTGATCGTGTTCGTCGGCATCACCATCGCGTTCGGCTTCGCCGGCTTCGAGAACTTCCTCCAGTCGCTCGCGACCATCGCCGCCGCCGGGACGCTCGCCATCGGCTTCGCGATGCAGGACGTGATCGCCAACTTCGTCGCCGGCCTCTTCATCTACACCGACCGCCCGTTCCGCGTGGGCGACTGGATCGAGTGGGACGGCAACTCCGGGATCGTTGAGGACATCTCCTTCCGCGTGACCCGGGTGCGGACGTTCGACAACGAACTGCTCACCGTGCCGAACTCCCAACTGACCGACGGCGTCATCAAGAACCCCGTCGCCAAGGACACCCTGCGCCTGCAGTTCACGTTCGGCATCGGCTACGACGACGACGTCGACGCCGCCACCGACATCATCGTCGACGAGGCCGAGCGCCACCCCGAGATCCTCACCGACCCCGCACCGAGCGTCCGCCTGACCGAACTCGCGGACTCCTACGTCGGGCTACGCTCGCGCATCTGGATCGACAACCCCTCGCGGGCTGACTTCGTGAAGATCCGTTCCGAGTACGTCCAGAACGTCAAGTCGCGCTTCGACGACGCCGGGATCGACATCCCGTACC
- a CDS encoding YhbY family RNA-binding protein, with the protein MSDELRKQAHDLDVTVWVGKNGVDAVVDELSDQLNNETLVKVKFLRSSRGTDDTEELAADLAERVNAELIETRGHTAVFH; encoded by the coding sequence ATGTCCGATGAGTTGCGAAAGCAGGCTCACGACCTCGACGTGACTGTGTGGGTGGGGAAAAACGGTGTCGACGCGGTCGTCGACGAACTGTCCGATCAGCTCAACAACGAGACGCTGGTCAAGGTCAAGTTCCTCCGATCGTCCCGGGGCACCGACGACACCGAGGAACTCGCGGCGGACCTCGCCGAGCGCGTCAACGCAGAGCTGATCGAGACGCGCGGGCACACGGCGGTGTTCCACTGA
- a CDS encoding ribonuclease P protein component 4: MSADIAAERIERLAGLAEAAVAAGEFDRSREYVRLARRLAERHRLSLPRGFARAACGRCDVYQRPGVNVRVRTQRGRVIRRCDCGATARYPYAD, from the coding sequence ATGAGCGCCGACATCGCCGCCGAGCGGATCGAACGCCTCGCCGGGCTCGCCGAGGCCGCCGTCGCCGCCGGGGAGTTCGACCGCTCGCGGGAGTACGTCCGGCTGGCACGACGCCTCGCCGAGCGTCACCGGCTCTCGCTCCCGCGGGGGTTCGCCCGCGCCGCCTGCGGCCGGTGTGACGTGTACCAGCGCCCCGGCGTCAACGTTCGAGTCAGGACCCAGCGCGGCCGCGTGATCCGGCGGTGTGACTGTGGGGCGACCGCCCGGTACCCCTACGCCGACTGA
- a CDS encoding glycosyltransferase family 4 protein: MRVLDYLELEGRIRGGIATATRQQRKALDAVGVDVVESPWVGDGPLDAAKSALTGGPAFEEYDVAHCNLVGPGSVAVARHAKRNDIPLVLHSHVTAEDFGESFRFTEHVAPALRPYLRWFYSQADLVLCPSEYTKGVLREYPVVTPIEPVTNGVDTESLEGFESFREETRDRFDLDGMVVFCVGEVFERKGLTTFCEVAEATEYDFAWFGHYEEGAAAGEATRYWTNNPPENVTFTGWMDDKRAAFGAGDVYLFPTKDENQGIAALEAMACGKAVVLRDIPVFEEFFTDGEDCLKCETEAEFVEALDRLAANPDLRERLGENAKETAAEHSLERVGERLVEQYERLLERQSGTA; this comes from the coding sequence GTGCGTGTTCTCGACTATCTCGAACTGGAAGGCCGGATCCGTGGCGGCATCGCCACCGCGACCCGACAGCAACGCAAAGCGCTCGACGCGGTGGGCGTCGACGTGGTCGAGTCGCCGTGGGTCGGCGACGGCCCGCTCGACGCCGCGAAGTCCGCCCTCACGGGCGGCCCGGCGTTCGAGGAGTACGACGTGGCCCACTGCAACCTCGTCGGCCCCGGGAGCGTCGCCGTCGCCCGCCACGCCAAGCGCAACGACATCCCGCTGGTGCTCCACAGCCACGTCACCGCCGAGGACTTCGGGGAGTCGTTCCGGTTCACCGAGCACGTCGCGCCCGCGCTGCGGCCCTACCTCCGGTGGTTCTACTCGCAGGCCGATCTGGTGCTCTGCCCGAGCGAGTACACGAAGGGCGTGCTCCGCGAGTACCCCGTCGTCACCCCCATCGAGCCGGTTACCAACGGCGTCGACACGGAGTCGCTGGAGGGGTTCGAGTCGTTCCGGGAGGAGACCCGCGACCGGTTCGACCTCGACGGGATGGTGGTGTTCTGCGTCGGCGAAGTGTTCGAGCGCAAGGGGCTGACGACGTTCTGTGAGGTCGCGGAGGCGACGGAGTACGACTTCGCGTGGTTCGGCCACTACGAGGAGGGCGCCGCCGCCGGCGAGGCGACGCGCTACTGGACGAACAACCCCCCGGAGAACGTCACCTTCACCGGGTGGATGGACGACAAGCGCGCCGCGTTCGGCGCCGGCGACGTCTACCTGTTCCCGACCAAAGACGAGAACCAAGGGATCGCCGCCCTGGAGGCGATGGCCTGCGGGAAGGCGGTCGTGCTCCGGGACATCCCGGTGTTCGAGGAGTTCTTCACCGACGGCGAGGACTGCCTGAAGTGCGAGACCGAGGCGGAGTTCGTCGAGGCGCTCGACCGGCTGGCGGCGAACCCCGACCTCCGGGAGCGACTGGGTGAGAACGCCAAGGAGACGGCCGCGGAGCACTCCCTCGAACGCGTCGGCGAGCGACTGGTCGAGCAGTACGAACGGCTGCTGGAGCGGCAATCCGGAACCGCTTAA
- a CDS encoding glycosyltransferase — protein MESVAAFTDTYLPTVNGVTYTVQSWRDCWRERGGRMDVVYPDAPDRAPEPGEYPVRSLPLPIYAGYRLGIPKIPDAVADADLVHAHTPFALGLAGLRLARAEDVPFVATYHTPTSEYASYLSSWAPVRRRTAALSRRYESWFLGQADAVIVPSASTGAYVTDELGVDDPQVVPNGVDTDRFRPVEDTGFRERHGLPENRTLVGYTGRHGHEKSLPEIIDACDRLDREVTVVFGGDGPARAELEAAAAEREIDARFLGFLDREELPSFYATLDAFLFPSPVETQGLVALEAFACGTPVVGVDSGALSDTVDDGETGYHFEQGDTAGFAAAIERTLGERERLRENCLTRREAISVEGAVDRLSEIYAAVRE, from the coding sequence ATGGAGTCGGTCGCGGCGTTCACGGACACCTACCTGCCCACGGTCAACGGCGTCACCTACACCGTCCAGAGCTGGCGCGACTGTTGGCGGGAGCGGGGCGGCCGCATGGACGTGGTCTACCCCGACGCGCCCGACCGAGCCCCCGAGCCCGGGGAGTACCCGGTTCGGTCGCTGCCGCTGCCGATCTACGCGGGCTACCGGCTGGGTATCCCGAAAATCCCCGACGCCGTCGCCGACGCCGACCTCGTCCACGCCCACACCCCGTTCGCGCTGGGCCTCGCCGGCCTCCGACTGGCACGGGCGGAGGACGTTCCCTTCGTCGCCACCTACCACACGCCGACCTCCGAGTACGCCAGCTACCTCTCCTCGTGGGCGCCGGTCCGGCGACGGACGGCGGCGCTCAGCCGGCGCTACGAGTCGTGGTTCCTCGGGCAGGCCGACGCGGTGATCGTCCCCTCGGCGTCGACCGGCGCGTACGTCACCGACGAACTCGGCGTCGACGACCCGCAGGTCGTCCCGAACGGCGTCGATACCGACCGGTTCCGCCCCGTCGAGGACACGGGGTTCCGCGAGCGTCACGGCCTCCCCGAGAACCGCACGCTCGTCGGCTACACCGGCCGGCACGGCCACGAGAAGTCGCTCCCGGAGATCATCGACGCCTGCGACCGACTCGACCGGGAGGTGACTGTCGTGTTCGGCGGCGACGGCCCCGCCCGGGCGGAGTTGGAGGCGGCCGCCGCCGAGCGGGAGATCGACGCACGCTTCCTCGGGTTCCTCGACCGGGAGGAACTCCCGTCGTTCTACGCGACACTCGATGCGTTCCTGTTCCCGAGCCCCGTCGAGACGCAGGGACTGGTCGCGCTGGAGGCGTTCGCCTGCGGGACGCCCGTCGTGGGCGTGGACAGCGGCGCGCTTTCCGACACCGTCGACGACGGCGAGACGGGCTACCACTTCGAGCAGGGCGACACCGCTGGCTTCGCGGCCGCGATCGAACGCACGCTCGGGGAGCGCGAGCGCCTGCGGGAGAACTGTCTGACCCGGCGCGAGGCGATCAGCGTCGAGGGCGCCGTCGATCGGCTCTCGGAGATCTACGCCGCGGTCCGGGAGTGA
- a CDS encoding DUF1918 domain-containing protein, producing MSFEKGDVVVLHDEHSEFDGEEGEVTQVMETMFGAPNYTIVFEEGQEAGIPEDQLDLVEEGGDDEDDEE from the coding sequence ATGAGCTTCGAGAAGGGCGACGTGGTCGTTCTCCACGACGAGCACAGCGAGTTCGACGGCGAGGAAGGCGAAGTCACGCAGGTCATGGAGACCATGTTCGGCGCGCCGAACTACACAATCGTCTTCGAGGAGGGCCAGGAGGCCGGCATCCCCGAGGACCAACTCGACCTCGTCGAGGAAGGCGGCGACGACGAAGACGACGAGGAGTAG
- a CDS encoding RNA-binding protein has product MPSVPFHYVDLRTFCYATEDEKRVEQAMRQFLPEEYEIERAVNSGHHGDRIVVLSARVEKADNVRHVLRQLSELEDIETVIGELDDRVDENCAFFLRLDKQDAFKGEVDRGPGITLRAKVEAYPAKQPAAVDNAREALEQAREQAES; this is encoded by the coding sequence ATGCCGAGTGTGCCGTTTCACTACGTCGACCTGCGGACCTTCTGCTACGCGACCGAGGACGAGAAGCGCGTCGAGCAGGCGATGCGCCAGTTCCTCCCCGAGGAGTACGAGATCGAGCGCGCGGTCAACAGCGGCCACCACGGCGACCGGATCGTCGTCCTCTCGGCGCGCGTCGAGAAGGCCGACAACGTGCGTCACGTGCTCCGCCAACTGAGCGAACTGGAGGACATCGAGACGGTGATCGGGGAACTCGACGACCGCGTCGACGAGAACTGCGCCTTCTTCCTCCGACTGGACAAGCAGGACGCCTTCAAGGGGGAGGTCGACCGCGGCCCGGGGATCACGCTCCGGGCGAAGGTCGAAGCCTACCCCGCGAAACAGCCTGCGGCCGTCGATAACGCCCGTGAGGCGCTCGAACAGGCCCGGGAACAGGCGGAGAGCTGA
- a CDS encoding thioredoxin family protein: MVETESESELARGDEAPGFSLRGTDGETYTLDTFSDSSALLLVFTCNHCPYAKAKFDLLNELVTEYDDAAVVGINPNDAEEYPEDSFETMQEYVERGEIAYDAYLHDETQDVARAYGAVCTPDPFLLRNDGDSWTVAYHGRLDDALNPDDEPTEFYIRDAIDAVIAGEEVAVPDRPSRGCSIKWT; the protein is encoded by the coding sequence ATGGTCGAAACCGAATCCGAATCCGAACTGGCACGCGGCGACGAGGCGCCCGGCTTCTCCCTCCGGGGGACCGACGGCGAGACGTACACGCTCGACACCTTCAGCGACAGCAGTGCGCTGCTGCTGGTGTTCACCTGCAACCACTGTCCGTACGCGAAAGCCAAGTTCGACCTCCTGAACGAACTAGTCACCGAGTACGACGACGCCGCCGTCGTCGGCATCAACCCCAACGACGCCGAGGAGTACCCCGAAGACAGCTTCGAGACGATGCAGGAGTACGTCGAGCGCGGCGAGATCGCCTACGACGCCTACCTCCACGACGAGACCCAAGACGTCGCCCGCGCCTACGGCGCCGTCTGCACGCCGGACCCGTTCCTTTTGAGAAACGATGGCGACTCGTGGACGGTCGCGTACCACGGGCGCCTCGACGACGCGCTGAACCCCGACGACGAACCCACGGAGTTCTACATCCGGGACGCCATCGACGCCGTCATCGCCGGCGAGGAGGTCGCGGTTCCGGACCGACCCTCGCGTGGCTGCAGCATCAAGTGGACGTAG
- a CDS encoding amidohydrolase produces the protein MTDTESLKRRVRDTIDEHDEAILDLAKSVHAEPELGYKETETTRKVAEAFEGLGLDVETELAVTGARARAGGRNDADADTADAEDDEFVFAVLGELDALVNPGHPAADPETGACHACGHEAQLANLVGAAYGLVASGVVADLPGAVEFIAVPAEEYLDLEYRRGLLDSGEIEFFGGKQELIRRGYFDDVDCAAMIHAASDTPEREVSSDFSSNGFVGKTVQYEGRESHAGGAPEEGINALNAAMAGMNAVNANRETFADEDHVRVHPIVTNGGDGVNVVPADVRMESYVRAKSVDAIEDANGTTNRALESGAMAVGANVTIEDFPGYLPLRTDETLVTAFNGNARDVIGEDAVFGEHQHVTGSTDMGDVSQIVPSVHPWTGGFEGSAHSTEFGAVDEEMAYLLPAKVTASMVVDVLADPEKRAAVREAKAGKRSTDEYLEIVRRMRNTREAAYMGE, from the coding sequence ATGACTGACACGGAGTCACTGAAGCGACGGGTCCGGGACACGATCGACGAACACGACGAGGCGATCCTCGACCTCGCGAAGTCCGTCCACGCGGAGCCGGAACTGGGCTACAAGGAGACTGAGACCACCCGGAAAGTCGCCGAAGCGTTCGAGGGCCTCGGCCTCGACGTGGAGACGGAACTGGCCGTTACCGGCGCCCGAGCGCGTGCCGGGGGGCGCAACGACGCAGACGCCGACACCGCCGACGCCGAGGACGACGAGTTCGTCTTCGCGGTCCTCGGCGAACTCGACGCGCTCGTCAACCCCGGCCACCCCGCGGCGGACCCAGAGACCGGCGCCTGCCACGCCTGCGGCCACGAGGCGCAGTTGGCGAACCTCGTCGGTGCCGCCTACGGACTGGTCGCCTCGGGCGTCGTCGCCGACCTCCCGGGCGCGGTGGAGTTCATCGCCGTCCCGGCCGAGGAGTACCTCGATCTGGAGTACCGCCGCGGCCTGCTCGACTCGGGGGAGATCGAGTTCTTCGGCGGCAAACAGGAACTGATCCGCCGGGGCTACTTCGACGACGTGGACTGTGCGGCGATGATCCACGCCGCCAGCGACACGCCCGAACGAGAGGTCAGCAGTGACTTCTCTTCGAACGGCTTCGTCGGCAAGACCGTCCAGTACGAGGGCCGGGAGTCCCACGCCGGGGGCGCGCCCGAGGAGGGGATCAACGCGCTCAACGCCGCGATGGCGGGGATGAACGCCGTCAACGCCAACCGCGAGACGTTCGCCGACGAGGACCACGTCCGGGTCCACCCCATCGTCACGAACGGCGGCGACGGCGTCAACGTCGTCCCCGCGGACGTGCGCATGGAGTCCTACGTCCGCGCCAAGAGCGTCGACGCCATCGAGGACGCCAACGGGACGACAAACCGCGCACTCGAGTCCGGCGCGATGGCCGTCGGCGCCAACGTCACCATCGAGGACTTCCCGGGCTACCTCCCGCTCCGAACCGACGAGACGCTCGTGACGGCGTTCAACGGCAACGCCCGCGACGTGATCGGCGAGGACGCCGTCTTCGGCGAGCACCAGCACGTCACCGGTTCGACGGACATGGGCGACGTGAGTCAGATCGTCCCCTCGGTCCACCCGTGGACCGGCGGCTTCGAGGGGTCGGCCCACTCCACCGAGTTCGGCGCCGTCGACGAGGAGATGGCCTACCTCCTCCCCGCGAAGGTGACGGCGTCGATGGTCGTCGACGTGCTCGCCGACCCCGAGAAGCGTGCGGCCGTCCGGGAGGCGAAAGCCGGCAAACGGTCGACCGACGAGTACCTCGAAATCGTCCGCCGGATGCGCAACACCCGCGAGGCGGCGTACATGGGCGAGTAG
- a CDS encoding NAD(P)/FAD-dependent oxidoreductase yields the protein MRVVIVGGGIVGLSSAVALADRGVDVVICERGSLGDGSTSRALGGIRAQFSTAVNVDLTLASLPVWESFEERFGVDISFRQTGYLMLARTEETAAGLEQQVAMQRERGAETDLLSPAEATDYCTGVDPDTLTAATYHARDGFADPYLALQGFADAAREAGVDIRTGTAVTDVRLDGDRVVGVDVNGDGAPSDGAIDADAVVNAAGPWAAELAAMAGVDVPVEPHRRQAVVVDPERPVPEDDPLTIDLETSSHFRPEREGAAVVGGYFADEPETPLPDAYSDTHDLPWAVDAVERAGVYCDYFGEDTRLKRGWAGLYAVTPDHHPIIEESVPGFVQAIGFSGHGFQHSPATGQVVAELLLDGEASTVDVSALGSDRFESGDLLHERNVA from the coding sequence TCGGGCTGTCGAGTGCCGTCGCCCTCGCCGACCGCGGCGTCGACGTGGTGATCTGTGAGCGCGGGAGCCTCGGGGACGGGAGCACGTCGCGGGCGCTGGGCGGCATCCGGGCGCAGTTCTCGACGGCGGTTAACGTCGACCTCACGCTCGCGAGCCTGCCGGTCTGGGAGTCCTTCGAGGAGCGGTTCGGGGTCGACATCTCCTTCCGCCAGACGGGCTACCTGATGCTCGCACGCACCGAGGAAACCGCGGCGGGACTGGAGCAACAGGTCGCCATGCAGCGCGAGCGCGGGGCCGAGACCGACCTCCTCTCGCCCGCGGAGGCGACCGACTACTGCACGGGCGTCGACCCCGACACTCTCACGGCGGCGACGTACCACGCTCGCGACGGCTTCGCGGACCCGTACCTCGCGCTGCAGGGGTTCGCCGACGCCGCCCGCGAGGCGGGTGTCGACATCCGGACCGGCACCGCCGTCACCGACGTTCGACTCGACGGCGACCGCGTCGTCGGCGTCGACGTGAACGGGGATGGCGCGCCGAGCGACGGGGCGATCGACGCCGACGCGGTGGTCAACGCCGCTGGCCCGTGGGCCGCCGAACTGGCCGCGATGGCCGGAGTCGACGTTCCGGTCGAGCCACACCGCCGGCAGGCGGTCGTCGTCGACCCCGAGCGGCCGGTTCCCGAGGACGACCCGCTCACCATCGACCTCGAAACGAGTTCGCACTTCCGCCCGGAGCGGGAGGGTGCCGCGGTCGTCGGGGGCTACTTCGCCGACGAGCCGGAGACCCCTTTGCCGGACGCCTACTCGGACACGCACGACCTCCCCTGGGCCGTCGACGCCGTCGAGCGAGCGGGGGTTTACTGTGACTACTTCGGCGAGGACACGCGCCTGAAGCGCGGGTGGGCCGGGCTCTACGCGGTCACGCCGGACCACCACCCGATCATCGAGGAGTCGGTGCCGGGGTTCGTCCAAGCGATCGGGTTCTCCGGCCACGGTTTCCAGCACTCGCCGGCGACCGGGCAGGTCGTCGCCGAACTGCTCCTCGACGGCGAGGCGTCGACGGTCGACGTGAGCGCGCTGGGGAGCGACCGCTTCGAGTCGGGCGACCTCCTCCACGAGCGCAACGTGGCCTGA